In a genomic window of Methanogenium sp. S4BF:
- a CDS encoding amidohydrolase family protein, whose amino-acid sequence MSSDAECVLKGALLPDGRVADISIGGGRIVHVGAARRADRTIDCTGLLCLPGAVDMHVHMRGGDKQGYKEDWVSGSQSALAGGVTTVVDQPNTIPPLTGAEAFTGRVAEATRDACCRFGINGYVSGDSDITGLWEAGALAFGETFAAASSYGSAITTEELEQAFSVIAGLGALVTLHCEDVLPGDDTSLAAHAALRPEAGETACMEMVAARFPPGLSAHFCHLSSPLSAESAMGTLPATYEVMPHHLFLSIEEHGTAPEGCCKVNPPVRHEATRKALWEMWDAIPVIASDHAPHTAEEKSQPFSEVPSGIPGVETMVPLLLAEVYRGRIALSSLLEKVVYTPAHLLGIPISTLLPGTPADLALYPRQETVKITSDLLHSRAGWTPYEGMQGVFPYITCVGGHLSYLRNEFSQTDGLWVPGRGYKCTGAE is encoded by the coding sequence ATGTCTTCTGATGCTGAGTGTGTGCTGAAAGGGGCGCTTCTGCCGGACGGGAGAGTCGCAGATATTTCTATAGGGGGTGGCAGGATTGTCCATGTGGGGGCTGCCCGCAGGGCCGACCGGACGATTGACTGCACCGGCCTGCTCTGCCTTCCCGGTGCGGTGGATATGCACGTGCATATGCGGGGCGGTGATAAACAAGGGTACAAGGAGGACTGGGTCTCCGGGTCACAGAGTGCCCTTGCCGGGGGAGTGACAACGGTTGTCGATCAGCCGAATACTATTCCCCCCCTGACAGGGGCAGAAGCCTTTACCGGGCGTGTGGCAGAGGCCACGCGGGATGCCTGCTGCCGGTTTGGGATCAACGGGTATGTTTCGGGAGATTCGGATATCACCGGCCTCTGGGAGGCAGGTGCCCTCGCCTTTGGGGAGACCTTCGCTGCCGCCTCCAGCTATGGCAGTGCCATCACCACTGAAGAGCTTGAGCAGGCATTCTCTGTGATTGCCGGCCTGGGTGCGCTTGTCACCCTTCATTGTGAGGATGTCCTTCCCGGGGATGACACCTCCCTTGCGGCGCATGCAGCGCTCCGGCCGGAGGCGGGTGAAACGGCGTGTATGGAGATGGTGGCAGCACGGTTCCCGCCGGGTTTATCTGCCCATTTCTGCCATCTCTCATCGCCCCTCAGTGCAGAGTCGGCTATGGGTACTCTGCCGGCAACCTATGAAGTGATGCCGCATCACCTCTTCCTCTCCATAGAAGAGCACGGCACGGCTCCGGAGGGGTGCTGCAAGGTAAATCCGCCTGTCCGGCATGAGGCAACCCGCAAAGCGCTCTGGGAGATGTGGGATGCTATCCCTGTCATTGCATCTGACCATGCACCCCACACTGCAGAGGAGAAGTCACAGCCGTTTTCTGAAGTCCCGTCCGGGATTCCGGGTGTGGAGACGATGGTGCCTCTCCTGTTGGCAGAGGTCTACCGGGGCAGAATTGCCCTCTCCTCGCTTCTCGAGAAGGTGGTCTACACACCCGCACATCTGCTGGGCATCCCGATATCAACACTGCTGCCTGGTACTCCCGCTGACCTCGCCCTCTATCCCCGGCAGGAGACGGTGAAAATCACCTCGGATCTGCTCCATTCCCGCGCCGGGTGGACCCCCTATGAAGGAATGCAGGGAGTATTTCCCTATATAACCTGTGTAGGCGGCCACCTCTCCTACCTGCGCAATGAGTTCAGTCAGACGGACGGATTATGGGTACCTGGCAGAGGATATAAGTGCACTGGGGCAGAATAG
- a CDS encoding DUF167 domain-containing protein, producing the protein MTSAACAVENGDGCVYCMLDVHAGARREEFPAGVNVWRSAVGCSIRAPPVEGKANKAIVALVSSVLDVPKSSVIIVSGQTSSVKRVCITGIDKDALVKTLDSLL; encoded by the coding sequence ATGACCTCAGCAGCGTGCGCCGTAGAGAATGGGGATGGCTGTGTATACTGCATGCTTGATGTTCATGCCGGTGCCAGGCGAGAGGAATTCCCTGCAGGAGTAAATGTATGGCGTTCTGCTGTTGGTTGCAGCATCCGTGCGCCGCCTGTCGAAGGAAAGGCAAATAAAGCGATTGTGGCGCTGGTCTCATCTGTTCTTGACGTTCCGAAGTCGTCTGTAATCATCGTCAGCGGACAGACCTCGTCGGTGAAACGGGTCTGTATAACAGGCATTGACAAAGATGCGCTGGTTAAGACTCTTGACAGTCTGCTGTAA
- the dnaG gene encoding DNA primase DnaG yields the protein MHSQDTTKYLIHLKIEAEGVVQKSDVVGAIFGQTEGLLGEELDLRELQRTGRMGRIDVQIASVKGETKGDVHMASSLDKAETAILAASLETIDRVGPCIARVKVDRIEDIRVTKRQQIISRARELLIESFDEGSIDTNAIMDSVRESSRIEKIVELGEEKLPAGPNVQDSDAIIVVEGRADVINLLKYGIKNAIAVEGTNIPETIIRLCNRKTATAFVDGDRGGDLILSELVQVAEIDFVAISPRGRSVEDMTRKEIIKPLRNKIPVEYIINKEGEVDIPELHHRMDLIDTSTQERARKHREGVRIQKQPGSLEWHMAEVKEKHTARILSEKRDILKESDADLVDDLLTHMPPDGHGLIIDRMVDQRMVDYAFSADLEYIAAPDFFGIVKKPVSMKLIKIS from the coding sequence ATGCATTCACAGGATACCACAAAGTATCTCATACACCTGAAAATAGAAGCAGAGGGGGTGGTACAAAAGTCTGATGTCGTCGGTGCCATTTTTGGCCAGACAGAAGGGCTGTTGGGGGAGGAGCTTGATCTCCGTGAACTTCAGCGTACCGGCAGGATGGGGCGGATAGACGTCCAGATAGCGAGTGTCAAAGGCGAAACGAAAGGCGATGTACATATGGCCTCATCTCTTGACAAGGCAGAGACTGCTATTCTCGCAGCATCCCTGGAGACCATTGACCGGGTGGGGCCCTGTATTGCACGGGTAAAGGTCGACCGTATCGAAGATATCAGGGTCACAAAACGCCAGCAGATCATCAGCCGTGCGCGGGAACTCCTGATTGAATCGTTTGATGAAGGGTCGATTGATACGAATGCCATCATGGACTCCGTCCGGGAATCATCGCGGATAGAGAAGATTGTGGAACTCGGGGAGGAGAAACTGCCTGCCGGTCCCAATGTGCAGGATTCCGATGCCATTATTGTAGTTGAGGGGCGGGCTGATGTCATTAATCTCCTGAAATATGGGATAAAGAATGCGATTGCAGTTGAAGGCACCAATATTCCGGAAACCATTATCCGTCTCTGCAACCGGAAGACGGCAACGGCATTTGTTGATGGTGACCGGGGCGGTGATCTGATTCTCAGTGAGCTGGTGCAGGTGGCTGAGATAGATTTCGTTGCCATCAGTCCGCGGGGCCGGTCAGTGGAGGATATGACCAGAAAAGAGATCATCAAACCCCTGCGCAACAAGATTCCGGTTGAATATATCATCAATAAAGAGGGGGAGGTAGATATCCCTGAACTGCACCACAGGATGGACCTTATTGATACAAGCACACAGGAGCGGGCACGCAAACACCGGGAAGGGGTACGAATCCAGAAGCAGCCCGGATCCCTTGAATGGCATATGGCAGAGGTGAAAGAGAAACACACTGCCCGGATTCTCTCGGAAAAAAGGGATATTCTGAAAGAGTCTGATGCAGATCTCGTTGATGACCTTCTGACGCACATGCCTCCTGACGGGCACGGCCTGATTATTGACCGGATGGTGGATCAGAGAATGGTTGACTATGCGTTTTCTGCGGATCTGGAATATATTGCAGCACCTGATTTTTTCGGGATTGTTAAAAAGCCGGTGTCCATGAAACTGATAAAAATCTCATAA
- a CDS encoding UPF0058 family protein has protein sequence MHKEELIRLHKIMAEIKDSFEEENPENDFSDYYALKIDPSQVHKSKMEHKHAIFILGQEIAEIMKDNEHSAPNRIAARMRELAQRTEKEIDYLS, from the coding sequence GTGCACAAGGAAGAGTTAATCAGGCTTCACAAGATAATGGCAGAAATTAAGGACAGTTTTGAGGAAGAAAATCCTGAAAATGATTTTTCAGATTATTACGCCCTGAAGATTGATCCCAGCCAGGTTCACAAGAGCAAAATGGAGCATAAACATGCAATCTTTATTCTTGGTCAGGAGATTGCTGAGATCATGAAAGACAATGAACATTCAGCTCCGAACCGTATCGCTGCACGCATGCGTGAACTTGCACAGCGGACGGAAAAAGAGATTGATTACCTATCTTAA
- a CDS encoding ATP-grasp domain-containing protein, which translates to MIYIVPKPTDTPDDNSTGMVIRALESRDYPYALLDLDSIDPFSPDISGETVWVCGIKQDGVQFEVISALALANRMVNAPHAIAVCASKAQTTARLLAAGVPTPETIFTGSITEAERFLARHKQAVYKPLYGYDGNGIFPFTDISELPEGPYYLQEYVQNDRDYRVFVIGGVAVGAIVRVSDTFAHNIHQGGTGTALIELPDAMKEVAGAAARAVGIDYCGVDLLEQGTGYTVLEVNGTPNWHCMEAPIPELLAEYLIGEDRKK; encoded by the coding sequence ATGATCTACATTGTTCCAAAACCAACCGACACACCGGATGACAACTCCACCGGAATGGTCATTCGCGCACTGGAAAGTCGCGATTACCCGTATGCACTGCTTGATCTGGACTCAATAGACCCCTTCTCACCGGATATCTCGGGAGAGACGGTATGGGTCTGCGGCATCAAACAGGACGGAGTCCAGTTTGAAGTCATCAGCGCTCTTGCGCTCGCAAACAGAATGGTGAATGCCCCGCATGCGATTGCAGTCTGTGCAAGCAAGGCACAGACCACCGCCCGCCTGCTGGCAGCAGGTGTCCCGACACCGGAGACCATATTTACCGGTTCAATAACCGAGGCAGAGCGGTTTCTCGCCCGCCATAAACAGGCAGTCTATAAACCTCTTTACGGATATGACGGGAATGGCATCTTTCCGTTCACTGATATCAGCGAACTGCCGGAAGGGCCATATTATCTCCAGGAATACGTACAAAATGACCGCGATTACCGGGTATTTGTCATCGGCGGTGTTGCTGTCGGTGCCATCGTCCGTGTCTCGGATACCTTTGCCCATAATATCCACCAGGGAGGGACGGGAACTGCTCTCATAGAATTGCCGGATGCGATGAAAGAGGTAGCAGGAGCTGCCGCCCGGGCAGTCGGAATTGACTACTGCGGTGTTGACCTGTTAGAACAGGGCACCGGCTATACTGTGCTTGAAGTCAACGGCACGCCAAACTGGCACTGCATGGAAGCGCCCATCCCCGAGCTTCTCGCAGAATATCTCATCGGAGAAGATCGAAAAAAATAA
- the tes gene encoding tetraether lipid synthase Tes, with protein MALKQTTSLCPTCGAILAADVIEEDGKIYITRECPEHGVSKDLYWSDAEMYKKFDIFEGIGPGIDNPQKKEVNGCPLDCGLCTNHKSGTLLANIDLTNRCNLACDFCFANAHACGYIYEPSFDEVIGMMQLLRDQKPVPAPAVQFSGGEPTMRDDLFAIVKKAKQMGFSQVQIATNGIRIAQDAQYAKGLMEAGVCTLYLHFDGVTTKTNPLIKISKKAIDNCRKAKLGVVLVPTIINGRNDHEVGDIIRFAADNVDVVRGVNYQPVAFTGAASPDNVSKERVTIPDLAERIEEQTGGIIKKDYFYPVPCVLPFSDLIETYTGEPQVRFTTHQHCGAATYGFVTEDGIVPINDMIDVDEFFMAVKQMGEKLNHGDGSLNKYKTLVEGINDMRVSLKNNKVSSNTVFWKIIAQTLVKHDFEALRKFHWNAIFIGTMHFMDSFNYDTDRVQRCCIHYATPDGTLIPFCTYNSGPVYREAIWQKYAKPIVTKDEIVDPDTIT; from the coding sequence GTGGCATTAAAACAAACAACAAGCCTGTGCCCAACATGTGGGGCAATCCTGGCGGCAGATGTAATCGAAGAGGATGGAAAGATTTACATCACGCGGGAATGCCCTGAACATGGGGTCAGTAAAGATCTCTACTGGTCCGATGCAGAGATGTACAAAAAATTTGATATCTTTGAGGGGATAGGACCGGGTATCGACAATCCACAGAAAAAAGAGGTGAACGGATGTCCGCTGGACTGCGGACTTTGCACCAACCATAAATCAGGGACTCTGCTCGCAAATATCGATCTGACAAACCGCTGCAACCTCGCCTGTGATTTCTGTTTTGCAAACGCCCATGCATGCGGCTACATCTATGAACCATCCTTTGATGAGGTGATCGGCATGATGCAGCTCTTACGGGACCAGAAACCGGTACCTGCACCGGCTGTGCAGTTCTCCGGGGGTGAGCCCACCATGCGGGACGATCTCTTTGCAATTGTTAAAAAAGCAAAACAGATGGGATTCAGTCAGGTGCAGATTGCCACCAACGGCATCAGGATAGCACAGGACGCACAGTATGCAAAAGGGCTGATGGAGGCAGGGGTTTGCACCCTCTATCTGCATTTTGACGGCGTCACCACAAAGACGAATCCACTGATAAAAATAAGCAAAAAAGCTATAGATAACTGCAGGAAAGCAAAGTTGGGCGTTGTTTTGGTACCGACTATCATTAACGGCAGAAATGATCATGAAGTCGGAGACATCATCCGGTTTGCCGCAGACAATGTTGATGTTGTCCGGGGGGTCAATTATCAGCCGGTGGCATTCACCGGTGCCGCATCGCCGGACAACGTGTCAAAAGAACGGGTGACCATCCCTGACCTCGCAGAAAGAATCGAGGAGCAGACAGGTGGAATAATCAAGAAGGATTATTTCTATCCGGTGCCCTGTGTCCTGCCATTTTCTGACCTGATTGAGACCTATACCGGTGAACCACAGGTAAGATTCACCACCCACCAGCACTGCGGGGCGGCAACCTATGGATTTGTCACAGAAGACGGAATTGTCCCGATAAATGATATGATTGATGTCGACGAATTCTTCATGGCTGTCAAACAGATGGGTGAGAAGCTGAACCATGGTGACGGGTCGCTGAACAAGTACAAGACCCTCGTCGAAGGCATCAATGACATGAGAGTCTCGCTCAAAAACAATAAGGTCAGCAGCAACACGGTATTCTGGAAGATTATCGCCCAGACGCTCGTCAAGCATGATTTTGAGGCATTGCGAAAGTTCCACTGGAATGCAATCTTTATCGGCACGATGCACTTCATGGACAGCTTCAATTACGACACAGACCGTGTCCAGCGCTGCTGTATCCATTATGCCACCCCGGACGGGACACTGATACCCTTCTGCACCTACAACAGCGGCCCGGTGTACAGGGAAGCGATCTGGCAGAAATATGCAAAGCCAATCGTTACAAAGGATGAAATTGTTGATCCTGACACCATCACCTGA
- a CDS encoding CDP-2,3-bis-(O-geranylgeranyl)-sn-glycerol synthase, translating into MIPAYVPNSAAAVFGGGRPIDGGRNWRDGRRMLGDGKTWRGLFGGVLSGICIGMLQVVAEPYLGISVLTPTVVVCLAAGALLGDMVKSFAKRRLNKTRGEEWLIADQYDLVFGAFALLLLFNYAWVIATITPVILIWILILTPLLHRGANIIGYLIGVKDVPW; encoded by the coding sequence ATGATTCCTGCTTATGTTCCGAATTCAGCGGCTGCTGTGTTCGGCGGGGGAAGACCAATCGACGGCGGGAGAAACTGGCGTGACGGAAGGCGTATGCTGGGGGACGGGAAGACCTGGCGGGGCCTTTTTGGCGGTGTATTGTCCGGAATATGCATCGGTATGCTGCAGGTGGTGGCTGAGCCGTATCTTGGCATCTCGGTTCTGACGCCAACAGTTGTTGTCTGCCTTGCAGCTGGTGCGCTTCTGGGAGATATGGTGAAGAGTTTTGCCAAACGGCGGCTCAATAAGACCCGTGGAGAGGAGTGGCTGATTGCCGACCAGTATGATCTCGTTTTTGGAGCGTTTGCCCTGCTTCTGCTCTTTAATTACGCATGGGTCATTGCCACCATCACCCCGGTCATCCTGATCTGGATTCTTATCCTGACCCCCCTCCTCCATCGCGGAGCAAATATTATTGGCTATCTCATAGGAGTGAAAGACGTACCATGGTAG
- the pyrE gene encoding orotate phosphoribosyltransferase: MVDNAVKECLIEYGAIQFGEFTLASGQQSSYYINIKDAATQPALLAAIGRAISDVGTFDCVAGVAVGAVPIAVAASLASGKPYAIIRKGEKGYGVGGTVIGDVNGKHVLLVEDVTTSGGSVIYGINALREAGAVVETVVTVVDREQGASDRLADVGVALVPLVRVSDLLGQ, translated from the coding sequence ATGGTAGATAATGCAGTAAAAGAATGCCTGATTGAATACGGGGCAATACAGTTTGGTGAGTTTACCCTCGCCTCCGGGCAGCAGAGTTCGTATTACATTAACATTAAAGATGCAGCGACCCAGCCGGCACTCCTTGCGGCTATCGGCCGTGCCATCTCTGATGTGGGAACATTTGACTGCGTCGCCGGAGTTGCGGTCGGTGCGGTGCCCATTGCGGTGGCTGCATCCCTGGCGTCCGGAAAACCCTATGCAATCATCCGCAAAGGTGAGAAAGGATATGGCGTCGGCGGCACCGTTATCGGCGATGTGAACGGGAAGCATGTGCTTCTGGTGGAGGATGTGACAACATCCGGTGGAAGTGTTATCTATGGCATCAATGCACTGCGGGAAGCCGGTGCCGTGGTGGAGACGGTCGTGACCGTTGTGGACCGCGAACAGGGTGCATCCGACCGTCTGGCTGACGTTGGCGTGGCTCTGGTTCCGCTCGTCCGTGTCTCTGACCTTCTTGGTCAATAA
- the purD gene encoding phosphoribosylamine--glycine ligase: MDMKILVVGGGGREHALADALSRSSNVEIYSVMGKENPGIAALSADVYICKETEIHRVADYAEANGVEYAVVGPEAPLEAGLANELAARGISCIGPRKEAARLETDKEFCRNLMRDHGIEGCPGYQAFHNPEEACRYIDEHDVDLAIKPIGLTGGKGVKIMGEHVDSVGAKDYIREIGGDVVLEERLIGEEFTLMAFVDGTHLVPMPLVQDHKRAYEGDVGPNTGGMGSYSMEDHSFPFVTDADRTRAFAIMEKVIAALNAEGHQYVGFLYGQFMNTADGPKVIEFNARFGDPEAMNLLSLLTSDFAVILVKMAAGTLTPEDVTFAHQASVCKYLVPEGYPDAPQEGQPLIIGNYGGAKLFFANITFKDGEYYTQTSRTLAFVGIGDTLAEAEMQAEQAAASVSGAVRYRHDIGTMGVLEKRIAHMRDIR; the protein is encoded by the coding sequence ATGGATATGAAAATTCTTGTTGTGGGTGGAGGGGGCAGGGAGCATGCACTGGCTGATGCCCTTTCACGCAGCAGCAATGTTGAAATCTATTCTGTAATGGGGAAGGAAAACCCTGGTATCGCTGCGCTTTCTGCAGATGTGTACATCTGCAAAGAGACGGAAATTCACCGTGTTGCCGACTATGCAGAGGCAAACGGTGTTGAATACGCGGTTGTAGGTCCTGAGGCGCCACTGGAGGCGGGCCTCGCTAATGAACTTGCGGCACGCGGCATCTCCTGCATCGGCCCCCGCAAGGAGGCCGCACGGCTTGAGACAGACAAGGAGTTCTGCCGGAATCTGATGCGCGACCATGGGATTGAGGGATGTCCGGGATATCAGGCATTCCACAACCCGGAGGAGGCATGCAGGTACATTGATGAACATGATGTGGACCTTGCCATTAAGCCGATTGGCCTGACCGGTGGAAAAGGCGTCAAAATAATGGGTGAACATGTCGACTCCGTGGGTGCAAAGGACTACATCCGTGAGATTGGAGGGGATGTGGTACTCGAGGAGCGGCTCATCGGTGAAGAGTTCACCCTGATGGCATTCGTAGACGGCACGCATCTGGTGCCGATGCCTCTTGTTCAGGACCACAAACGGGCATATGAAGGAGATGTCGGTCCGAACACCGGCGGTATGGGGTCATACTCCATGGAAGATCACTCATTCCCGTTCGTCACAGATGCAGACAGAACCCGTGCATTTGCCATTATGGAGAAGGTCATTGCTGCGCTGAATGCAGAAGGCCATCAGTATGTCGGTTTCCTGTATGGCCAGTTCATGAATACGGCGGACGGACCCAAGGTGATTGAGTTTAATGCGCGGTTTGGTGACCCGGAGGCGATGAACCTCCTTTCGCTTCTGACCTCTGACTTTGCAGTCATTCTCGTCAAAATGGCGGCAGGGACGCTTACACCGGAGGACGTTACCTTCGCACACCAGGCATCTGTCTGCAAATACCTGGTCCCGGAAGGGTATCCTGACGCACCGCAGGAAGGGCAGCCCCTTATCATTGGCAACTATGGGGGAGCGAAGCTCTTCTTTGCAAATATCACCTTCAAAGACGGTGAGTATTATACCCAGACATCCCGGACTCTTGCTTTTGTCGGCATTGGCGACACCCTCGCAGAGGCTGAGATGCAGGCAGAGCAGGCCGCGGCGTCGGTGAGCGGCGCAGTCCGCTACCGGCATGATATCGGCACGATGGGAGTCCTTGAGAAGAGGATTGCCCATATGAGGGACATTCGATGA
- the argF gene encoding ornithine carbamoyltransferase: MKRDLLSIRDLSRSELHGIVDTGIHLKALRNAGTDHSLPRKHTLGMIFEKASTRTRISFEVGMFELGGHALFLNPNDMQLGRGEEVRDTARTLSRYLSLIMLRSYRHETAVELAAYAGIPVINGLSDREHPCQILADIMTIQEEFGRTEGLRVAYIGDSNNVCNSLLLAAPMAGYEMAVASPEGFGPKEEIQELADRAGARYELCISPEEAVSGADVVYTDTWVSMGTESERETRLRAFAGFTVNELLMEKAADGAKVMHCLPAHRGEEISGVVMDGPSSVIWNQAENRLHAQKALMKMLLG, from the coding sequence ATGAAACGTGATCTCCTCTCCATCCGGGACCTCTCCCGTTCTGAACTCCACGGGATCGTGGATACAGGCATTCACCTCAAAGCCCTGCGCAATGCAGGGACAGATCATTCTCTGCCACGGAAGCACACGCTGGGCATGATCTTTGAGAAGGCGTCCACCCGTACCCGCATCTCCTTTGAAGTGGGGATGTTTGAACTGGGCGGGCATGCTCTTTTTCTGAACCCCAATGACATGCAGCTGGGCCGGGGGGAAGAGGTGCGGGATACTGCCCGTACCCTCTCGCGATACCTTTCTCTCATCATGCTCCGTTCCTATCGGCATGAGACAGCAGTTGAACTGGCAGCCTATGCAGGCATTCCTGTCATAAACGGCCTCTCTGACCGGGAGCATCCCTGCCAGATCCTTGCAGACATCATGACGATACAGGAGGAGTTTGGAAGAACTGAAGGCCTCAGGGTGGCCTACATTGGTGACAGCAATAATGTCTGCAACTCTCTGCTTCTTGCAGCACCGATGGCAGGTTATGAGATGGCGGTTGCATCCCCGGAAGGGTTTGGGCCGAAAGAGGAGATCCAGGAACTGGCAGACCGCGCGGGAGCGAGGTATGAGCTGTGTATATCGCCTGAAGAGGCTGTTTCAGGAGCCGATGTCGTGTATACGGACACCTGGGTTTCAATGGGGACCGAGAGTGAACGTGAAACGAGGCTTCGGGCCTTTGCAGGGTTTACGGTAAATGAGCTACTGATGGAGAAAGCAGCGGACGGTGCGAAGGTGATGCACTGTCTTCCTGCACACCGGGGAGAGGAGATCTCAGGCGTTGTGATGGACGGGCCGTCCTCAGTTATCTGGAATCAGGCTGAGAACCGGTTGCATGCCCAGAAGGCGCTTATGAAAATGCTTCTGGGGTAA
- a CDS encoding methanogenesis marker 14 protein, translating to MCAFFDRFKKPTPNIVDSPPPPVSGQGAGLQKPEYRVKPYFIVASVEMGNTTTKCILTGTNLETGRSYIIHKTVSMSRDVRPPKPGEEIFGTTLVGTPITKESVAELVRDTLIKCHKDAGLSIQEDLDFVVRSTGVVAAMDSPDQVGDFVKSLANGCLMAGVPPKKMTPPMSKDNLPKKLQAFSFADKVTFCGTVAGVTPPIGSSGVELVANEMEGELAMAGMKEGAKWTTVDFRNPCISIDFGTTLDGRITSDVDPKAEYPFARTIGNFCGLAGAIPDAIVRGTGLVQEGKGTALDLFGERSIIGGLSRKKTAKVLEFEEQIHENIDIRIVPPDRKHFGKVPVCADIAMESGIAMIGCDCGKNYSGEDILKEIGADIYRNHGKDVLTQVIDHVCARMALRLVDVAAAESLIPPNASIGFTGRAAISGRKPEIIMEGITARGLFEKPDDHIVFVDDGLARGAALMGRCMLSLGKPNEPIGGVRGGPCIMNRRMKIGK from the coding sequence ATGTGTGCCTTTTTCGACCGGTTTAAAAAACCAACGCCGAATATTGTTGATAGTCCCCCTCCACCGGTATCGGGACAGGGGGCAGGGCTCCAGAAACCGGAATACCGCGTGAAGCCATATTTTATCGTTGCGTCCGTGGAGATGGGCAATACTACCACCAAATGTATCCTGACCGGCACAAATCTGGAGACCGGACGTTCGTATATTATCCATAAAACGGTATCAATGAGCCGTGACGTGCGGCCGCCCAAACCCGGTGAAGAGATCTTTGGCACGACCCTTGTCGGAACACCGATTACCAAGGAGTCTGTCGCCGAGCTTGTCAGGGATACCCTGATTAAATGCCATAAAGATGCAGGCCTCTCCATTCAGGAAGATCTGGACTTTGTGGTGCGCTCAACCGGTGTGGTTGCCGCAATGGACTCCCCTGATCAGGTCGGCGATTTCGTCAAGTCACTGGCAAACGGATGCCTGATGGCAGGGGTGCCGCCCAAGAAAATGACTCCCCCCATGTCAAAAGACAATCTCCCCAAAAAACTGCAGGCATTCAGTTTTGCAGACAAAGTAACCTTCTGCGGCACCGTGGCAGGCGTCACTCCCCCTATCGGTTCATCGGGGGTCGAGCTGGTTGCAAATGAGATGGAAGGAGAGCTTGCAATGGCAGGAATGAAGGAGGGGGCAAAATGGACGACGGTTGACTTCAGAAATCCCTGCATCTCGATTGATTTCGGTACAACCCTCGACGGCAGAATCACCAGTGACGTCGACCCGAAGGCGGAATATCCCTTTGCGCGGACCATCGGCAATTTCTGTGGCCTTGCAGGTGCAATTCCTGATGCCATCGTCCGCGGCACAGGACTGGTGCAGGAAGGAAAGGGCACAGCCCTTGATCTCTTTGGAGAACGAAGCATCATAGGCGGGCTCTCCCGGAAAAAAACGGCAAAAGTTCTGGAATTTGAGGAGCAGATCCATGAAAACATTGACATCCGTATCGTTCCGCCTGACCGCAAACACTTCGGTAAAGTGCCGGTCTGTGCAGACATTGCGATGGAGTCCGGCATCGCGATGATCGGATGCGACTGCGGCAAAAATTACAGCGGAGAAGACATACTTAAGGAAATCGGGGCAGATATATATAGAAATCATGGGAAAGATGTCCTTACACAGGTTATCGACCATGTCTGTGCCCGAATGGCACTGCGCCTCGTGGATGTCGCAGCAGCAGAGAGTCTGATTCCTCCGAATGCATCCATCGGATTTACCGGCCGGGCAGCGATATCCGGCAGAAAACCGGAGATCATCATGGAAGGAATCACTGCACGCGGCCTCTTTGAAAAACCTGATGACCATATCGTCTTTGTTGATGACGGACTGGCACGCGGTGCGGCACTCATGGGACGCTGCATGCTCTCCCTCGGGAAACCCAACGAGCCAATCGGGGGAGTACGCGGTGGCCCGTGTATCATGAACAGGCGTATGAAGATTGGAAAATAA